One Natronolimnobius sp. AArcel1 genomic region harbors:
- a CDS encoding GAF domain-containing protein — MAGLEAGDGSENDAGTPQSDDTDTGQPITIFAAVDSPATLKTATLESSDCLLTCDRDVIAAVRSNDAIDDTYPLVYVLESDDSGESDTVDTLLEDATDVLTQETVEMPAVLAHRLRRALAHTRATTSADTIDSGDSDQSGDNTDHVHACETLRELHDATQTLLSADSTDRAAELLIAFAAEILGLEAVLYRYDDRANELSPQTSAAGLDALVDSLPQIHPETDLAWTAFIEGQVQSVTRDEHGPEPFHPALWDNAQSGLYLPLGSYGVLVSLSRDPARYDEGTIDLATLFADTAESALEQHSRAHSLRERERELTTQNERLERRHAIDQLRSDIETILLGTDSRSEIEQAICDRCVDIEACSMAWLSEPTPGGTQLQSRAIAGRERAYLDTVAIPPSDDAAGEPAGRVARTESPVYIENVAANVHDGEWRGTALSSNYQSVIAVPLIASDYLYGVLALYGDRPAAFDEPLRSLLSDLATTIAQTIDSVTRATADQDTPLTELELEIQSGSVLSRIASQLATPVELAGTTTDETTPAVVFIAVDCPLEETTIDRIRAVNGVATAAVISDVSQRPILQVTLESPSLGGVVDTYGGSVRELVATPETTTATVVVPDTVDVRTLLTELERRNISHTLLARRERSSDDLTSPASPSYDALLEALTDRQREVVQTAYHGGFFDWPRETTGEAIAESLDISSPAFHKHVRSAEWKLFSRLFDDRTRDG; from the coding sequence ATGGCAGGACTCGAGGCAGGTGATGGCTCCGAAAACGATGCTGGCACCCCGCAATCAGATGATACTGACACAGGCCAACCCATTACAATCTTCGCAGCCGTCGACTCGCCGGCGACACTCAAGACAGCGACGCTCGAGTCAAGCGACTGTCTACTGACCTGCGATCGAGACGTCATTGCGGCCGTACGATCCAACGACGCTATCGACGACACGTATCCGCTCGTCTATGTTCTCGAGTCGGACGACTCGGGCGAGTCAGACACGGTCGACACGCTGCTCGAGGATGCCACCGATGTGCTCACCCAGGAGACAGTCGAAATGCCCGCCGTCCTCGCCCATCGGTTGCGTCGGGCACTCGCACATACTCGAGCGACGACAAGTGCAGACACAATCGACTCTGGCGACTCGGACCAGAGCGGCGACAACACCGACCACGTCCACGCTTGCGAAACGCTCCGCGAACTTCACGACGCGACCCAGACGCTGCTCAGTGCGGACTCGACCGACCGCGCAGCCGAGTTACTCATTGCGTTCGCTGCCGAGATCCTCGGCCTCGAGGCAGTTCTCTATCGCTACGATGACCGGGCAAACGAACTGTCCCCCCAGACATCGGCTGCTGGTCTCGACGCACTGGTCGATTCACTTCCCCAGATCCACCCTGAAACTGATCTCGCGTGGACAGCCTTCATCGAGGGACAGGTCCAGTCCGTTACTCGAGACGAACACGGGCCAGAGCCGTTTCACCCTGCGCTCTGGGACAACGCCCAAAGCGGCCTTTACTTGCCGCTTGGATCCTACGGCGTCCTGGTTTCACTCTCGAGAGATCCAGCGCGCTACGACGAGGGCACGATCGACCTTGCGACGCTATTTGCAGACACCGCCGAAAGCGCACTCGAGCAACACAGTCGCGCACACAGCCTCCGCGAGCGTGAACGCGAACTCACCACTCAGAACGAACGCCTCGAGCGACGACACGCAATCGACCAACTCAGGTCCGATATCGAGACGATACTCTTGGGAACCGACTCACGCAGCGAGATCGAGCAGGCGATCTGTGACCGCTGTGTCGACATCGAGGCGTGTTCGATGGCCTGGCTCAGCGAACCGACACCCGGCGGAACACAGTTACAGTCTCGAGCGATTGCCGGGCGTGAACGCGCGTATCTCGACACGGTTGCGATTCCGCCGAGCGACGACGCTGCCGGCGAGCCAGCCGGTCGTGTTGCACGGACCGAGTCACCCGTCTACATCGAAAACGTGGCTGCGAACGTCCACGACGGCGAGTGGCGCGGCACAGCACTTTCCAGTAACTATCAGTCCGTCATCGCTGTGCCGCTCATCGCTTCGGACTACCTCTATGGCGTCCTGGCGCTCTATGGCGACCGCCCAGCGGCATTCGACGAGCCGCTTCGATCCCTGCTTTCGGACCTTGCCACGACAATCGCACAGACGATCGACTCCGTCACCCGCGCTACGGCCGACCAAGACACACCGCTTACCGAACTCGAACTCGAGATCCAGTCGGGATCCGTCCTTTCCCGAATCGCGTCTCAACTCGCTACGCCAGTCGAACTCGCGGGTACAACAACCGACGAAACAACTCCTGCGGTCGTCTTCATCGCTGTCGACTGCCCACTCGAGGAGACGACTATCGACCGTATCCGCGCTGTCAACGGTGTCGCCACCGCCGCCGTCATCTCCGACGTGTCACAACGGCCAATCTTACAAGTCACACTCGAGAGCCCGTCTCTCGGAGGCGTCGTCGACACGTACGGCGGTTCCGTCCGCGAACTCGTCGCAACTCCCGAGACGACGACGGCGACAGTTGTCGTCCCCGACACCGTCGACGTCCGTACCCTGCTCACCGAACTCGAGCGCCGCAACATTTCACACACACTGCTCGCCCGACGCGAGCGCTCGAGTGACGATCTCACATCACCAGCGAGCCCCAGTTACGACGCCCTGCTCGAGGCGTTGACCGATCGTCAGCGCGAAGTCGTCCAGACGGCCTATCACGGCGGTTTCTTCGACTGGCCGCGTGAGACGACCGGCGAAGCCATCGCTGAGTCCCTCGATATCTCATCGCCCGCCTTTCACAAGCACGTTCGATCCGCCGAATGGAAGCTTTTTAGCCGGTTGTTCGACGATCGAACGCGAGATGGTTAA
- a CDS encoding gamma-glutamyltransferase family protein gives MGETDFDAILDRFESRRSTVYANRGLVATSQPLAAQAGVSILEDGGNAFDAAVATAAALNVVEPTSTGLGGDVFALYRTADGEVGAMRSCGPAPADASIERVTNALENTDAETLSQYYPDSRGYAVDGETNTDDLEMPFLGPHAVTVPGTARGWEATVDRFGRKSLGDVLEPAIHYATDGYPVSPVIAYYWQGAEDLFTDDHAREAYLFDGESPEPGQTVTLPRLGESLQLIAEEGADAVYEGEIADAIVEEVQSAGGFLSHNDLADFEPEFVDPVSTTYNGAEIYELPPNNQGLIALEALNIAEAIGAGDHDYESPERVHAFAEAMKLAFVDGHHYITDPEFEEIPPLASKSYARERASAISETPIQDPAVGVPNANAEDADTVLLTVGDDEGNLVSYINSRFAGFGSGLVAGDTGIALQNRGASFSLEADHPNSLEPAKRPFHTLVPAIAKLDTDDWAAFGVMGGYMQPQGHVQVLSNLIDYDMTPQAALDAPRWRYREDGTLGVEERLPAQTALVRRGHNVSVLPPVLFGGAQLVRKRGETLSGATEPRKDGDVIGY, from the coding sequence ATGGGCGAGACTGATTTCGATGCGATTCTCGATCGATTCGAGTCACGACGATCGACTGTCTATGCGAACCGCGGGCTGGTTGCGACGAGTCAGCCGCTTGCCGCACAGGCGGGTGTCTCGATACTGGAAGACGGCGGGAATGCGTTCGACGCAGCAGTGGCGACAGCTGCCGCACTGAACGTCGTCGAGCCGACCTCGACTGGACTCGGCGGCGACGTGTTCGCGCTCTACCGGACTGCAGACGGCGAGGTTGGTGCGATGCGTTCCTGCGGTCCCGCACCCGCTGACGCCTCAATCGAGCGCGTGACGAACGCACTTGAGAACACCGACGCTGAGACACTCTCACAGTACTACCCGGACTCTCGAGGGTACGCTGTCGACGGCGAGACGAACACCGATGACCTCGAGATGCCCTTCCTCGGACCCCACGCAGTAACGGTCCCGGGAACGGCTCGAGGCTGGGAAGCAACTGTCGATCGATTCGGCCGGAAGTCCCTGGGTGATGTCCTCGAGCCGGCGATTCACTACGCGACGGACGGCTATCCCGTCTCGCCGGTTATCGCGTACTACTGGCAGGGGGCCGAGGACCTATTTACAGACGATCACGCGCGTGAGGCGTATCTGTTCGACGGCGAGAGTCCAGAGCCCGGCCAGACAGTCACGCTGCCCCGACTCGGTGAGTCACTGCAACTGATAGCCGAGGAGGGCGCAGACGCCGTCTACGAGGGCGAAATCGCGGACGCAATCGTCGAGGAAGTACAGTCCGCAGGCGGCTTCCTGAGCCACAACGATCTGGCTGACTTCGAACCCGAGTTCGTCGACCCGGTGAGCACGACCTACAACGGCGCTGAAATCTACGAACTCCCACCGAACAATCAGGGACTGATCGCACTCGAGGCACTGAACATCGCCGAAGCAATCGGCGCGGGCGACCACGACTACGAGTCTCCCGAGCGCGTCCACGCCTTCGCTGAGGCCATGAAACTCGCGTTCGTCGATGGCCATCACTACATTACAGATCCCGAATTCGAGGAGATTCCCCCACTGGCCTCGAAGTCCTACGCCCGCGAGCGAGCGTCGGCGATCAGCGAAACGCCAATCCAAGACCCTGCAGTCGGCGTGCCGAACGCGAATGCTGAGGACGCAGATACCGTCCTCTTGACTGTCGGCGACGACGAAGGCAACCTCGTCTCCTATATCAACTCCCGATTCGCCGGCTTCGGCAGCGGCCTCGTCGCCGGAGACACCGGGATTGCACTCCAGAACCGCGGCGCATCCTTCTCACTTGAGGCCGACCATCCGAACAGTCTCGAGCCAGCAAAGCGCCCGTTCCATACGCTCGTTCCCGCGATTGCGAAACTCGATACCGACGACTGGGCTGCGTTTGGCGTCATGGGCGGGTATATGCAGCCACAGGGCCACGTGCAGGTTCTGTCGAATCTGATCGACTACGACATGACGCCACAAGCCGCGCTGGATGCACCTCGCTGGCGCTACCGCGAAGATGGAACACTCGGCGTTGAAGAGCGACTCCCGGCACAGACCGCGCTTGTACGGAGGGGACACAATGTGAGCGTCCTGCCGCCAGTGCTGTTCGGCGGTGCGCAACTCGTCCGTAAACGTGGCGAGACACTTTCGGGGGCAACTGAACCTCGGAAAGACGGTGACGTGATCGGCTACTAA
- a CDS encoding site-specific DNA-methyltransferase: METSHRVVVDDARSLSALEDDSIDLVVTSPPYPMIEMWDDLFATLDPEIGDALEAADGQAAFEAMHAQLEAVWDELERVVVDGGIVCLNIGDATRSLDDSFRVYPNHARILEAFETRGFDPLPDVLWRKPTNSAAKFMGSGMIPPNAYVTLEHEYILIFRNGGDSRGFEPGADRRYEAAYFWEERNRWFSDVWTEVQGELQELDFDLDGEAGADLRERSAAYPLEIPYRLCCMYSAYGDTVLDPFWGTGTTTLAAMCAGRNSVGYELESAFLEAFDAGVAEVPALSRSVGRARLARHEEFVSQRRDDGSTLEYEAEHYETPVMTKMERRIQFREATAVDSLEEDRDGERGYRVSHRPLSLE, encoded by the coding sequence ATGGAGACGAGCCACCGCGTCGTCGTCGATGATGCTCGGTCGCTGTCGGCCCTCGAGGACGATTCCATCGACCTCGTCGTCACCTCACCGCCGTATCCCATGATCGAGATGTGGGACGACCTGTTTGCGACCCTCGATCCGGAAATCGGCGATGCACTCGAGGCCGCAGACGGGCAAGCGGCGTTCGAGGCGATGCACGCCCAACTCGAGGCAGTCTGGGACGAACTCGAGCGTGTGGTCGTCGACGGCGGGATCGTCTGTCTCAACATCGGTGATGCGACGCGCTCGCTCGATGATAGTTTCCGCGTCTATCCGAACCACGCTCGCATCCTCGAGGCGTTCGAGACGCGGGGATTCGACCCGCTGCCGGATGTGCTCTGGCGCAAGCCGACAAACAGCGCGGCCAAGTTCATGGGTAGTGGCATGATCCCGCCGAATGCCTACGTCACCTTAGAACACGAGTACATCCTGATCTTCCGAAACGGGGGCGACAGCCGTGGGTTCGAGCCCGGCGCGGATCGGCGCTACGAAGCCGCCTACTTCTGGGAGGAACGCAACCGCTGGTTCTCCGATGTCTGGACCGAAGTCCAGGGCGAACTGCAAGAACTCGATTTCGACCTCGACGGCGAGGCTGGAGCCGACCTGCGCGAGCGATCTGCGGCGTACCCACTCGAGATCCCCTATCGGCTGTGTTGTATGTACTCAGCCTACGGCGACACCGTCCTCGATCCGTTCTGGGGGACCGGAACCACGACACTTGCCGCGATGTGTGCCGGTCGCAATTCGGTTGGCTACGAACTCGAGTCGGCGTTTCTCGAGGCCTTCGATGCGGGCGTGGCCGAGGTACCGGCGCTGTCGCGGTCGGTCGGTCGGGCACGGCTAGCTCGCCACGAGGAGTTCGTCTCACAGCGTCGGGATGATGGCTCCACGCTCGAGTACGAGGCCGAACACTACGAGACGCCAGTCATGACGAAGATGGAACGACGAATCCAGTTTCGCGAAGCCACAGCCGTCGACTCGCTCGAGGAAGACCGTGACGGCGAACGTGGCTATCGCGTGAGTCACAGGCCATTGTCACTCGAGTGA
- a CDS encoding NADPH-dependent FMN reductase, whose protein sequence is MEAVHVVGVCGSLRDESTTRLALEHALEAASAAGASTTLLDLREYDLPAFDADRDRETAGDAAQLANELQAADAILLGSPMYHGSYASPLKTAIDYCGFDEFEDTTVGLLAVSGGAFPVTALEHLRSVCRSLKAWVLPHQAAIPNAHSALEDGEFVDEKLADRVATLGQRAVQYATIEPDPGSLESDQNVGAEGK, encoded by the coding sequence ATGGAAGCTGTCCACGTCGTTGGCGTCTGTGGAAGCCTGCGCGATGAAAGTACGACCAGATTGGCACTCGAGCACGCCCTCGAGGCTGCATCGGCTGCCGGTGCGAGCACCACCTTACTTGATCTCCGGGAGTACGACCTGCCCGCGTTCGATGCAGACCGCGACCGCGAGACGGCCGGTGATGCAGCACAACTCGCGAACGAACTGCAAGCGGCAGATGCAATCCTCCTCGGCTCGCCGATGTATCACGGCTCGTACGCCTCGCCGCTGAAGACTGCGATCGATTACTGTGGGTTCGACGAGTTCGAAGACACGACTGTCGGGTTGCTTGCCGTCTCGGGTGGTGCGTTCCCCGTCACCGCACTCGAGCACCTCAGATCCGTCTGCCGGTCGCTGAAAGCGTGGGTGTTGCCTCATCAGGCAGCGATACCGAACGCACACTCGGCACTCGAGGACGGCGAGTTCGTCGACGAGAAGTTAGCAGATCGAGTCGCGACGCTCGGCCAGCGAGCGGTCCAGTACGCGACAATCGAGCCAGATCCGGGTTCGCTCGAGAGCGACCAGAACGTTGGCGCCGAAGGGAAGTAA
- a CDS encoding antitoxin VapB family protein → MAMKTLRITEEAYERLQSHKRGDESVTDTILRLTEPDTDGFGVLADDDGFASAAGRTHEELDDAFDRRRKQRNSDT, encoded by the coding sequence ATGGCAATGAAAACTCTGAGAATCACTGAGGAGGCGTACGAACGACTCCAGTCTCACAAACGGGGTGATGAGAGCGTTACAGACACTATTCTCCGGTTGACGGAACCCGATACTGACGGATTCGGTGTGCTCGCTGACGACGACGGGTTCGCTTCGGCCGCTGGTCGCACACACGAAGAACTCGATGATGCATTCGACAGGCGACGTAAACAGCGTAACAGTGATACCTAA